From the Deinococcus gobiensis I-0 genome, the window CAAGATCCTGACCATCGAGGTGAGCGGCATCGCGCCCGCGCTGGCGACCGCGATGGAACTGGGCATTCCGATGGTGTACGCCCGCAAGAAAAAGCCCCTGACCATGAAGGAGCCCGCCTATACGGCCCAGTCGGTGAGCCGCACCAAGGGCGGCACCGTGGACCTGTTCGTGAGCAGCGAGTTCCTGGGGGCGGGCGACCGGGTGGTCATCATCGACGACTTTCTGGCGTCGGGGGGCACGGTGCGCTCGTTGACGGGCATCATCGGCCAGAGCGGGGCGACGCTGCTGGGCCTGGGCTGCGTCATCGAGAAGGAGTTCGAGGGGGGGCGCGACAAGCTGGCCGACCTGAAGATTCCCATCCATACCCTCGCCAACATCGTGCGCATGAGCGAGGCCGAGGGCATCGTGGTGGAAGCCGGGCGCTGATCCGGGGCGG encodes:
- the xpt gene encoding xanthine phosphoribosyltransferase; the encoded protein is MQTLVDEIRAQGIILPGGFLKVDGLVNHQLLPALTREMGQHFARHFAPLSPSKILTIEVSGIAPALATAMELGIPMVYARKKKPLTMKEPAYTAQSVSRTKGGTVDLFVSSEFLGAGDRVVIIDDFLASGGTVRSLTGIIGQSGATLLGLGCVIEKEFEGGRDKLADLKIPIHTLANIVRMSEAEGIVVEAGR